The genomic stretch ttttctttgaaacAATAAAGTGTTGTTTTCGAATATTGTCCTTGAATAAAAGGGGCTACATGTAGCCTGAGATACATTTGCATTTTGAGATGCTTTCCCTACTCAAGTCCGTGATTGTGGAAACTAGTCAGTTGAGCTTCATGCTTGGCTTAAGGTTTGTCGATGATATGAGCCCAAAATCTCCCTGAAAAGTGATGGCCCAAACAATACATTCTCCCAGATTGACTACACCTAATTACGGAGTATATGGCACATTCGGCCCACCAAAACATTTTACGCGCCAGTCCGGCTTCGCCGTGTCCACACAGAAAAAAACTCTGGCGTCGCCGTCGGTAATGGCAACCCACGGCGCGCCGCGGCCGGCCGGCCAAGCCCCGACTGCGACGGTGGTACATAGATTGGTGACACCGGAATTATTTTTACCGAGAATGCCGTTTGCTGATCAAACGGAATGATTCCTCCGGCGCGGAATAATCCAGCACCttgttcctcccgccgccgccacctcggcCAGCTCGCCGGCCGCATCCGGATTCCCATCAACTCCTTCCTCCCATCACCCCACGACAATGCCCCCCGCTACGCCGCGTCCCCGTCCCCGTCCCCATCCGGCGAGCCATGGCGATCGAGACCCCTGCGCCCGCGTCCCCGACCGCCTCgccgtactcctcctcctccccggccgGCCGCACCCTCTCCGCGGCCTTCGCGGAGGACCGACGCCGCGAGTCCAAGATCCGCGCCTCCAACCTCCTCCCGGGCTGCGGCGGCCGCTCGCCGCAGCACCCGCGCGCCCAGCTCGTGTCCAGGCTCCTCCAACGCTGGGCCTGCCTCCCCAAGACCCACGTCCCTGTCCGCGCCCGCGCTGGCACCCCTACCCCGCCGCCCTCGCACCGTCGGCCGTCGTCCGCGTCGACGTCGACGCCCCAGTCGGCGCAGGTGCACCGTCGGCCGTCTTCCGCGTCGACGTCGACGCCCCAGGCGGCGCAGGTGCACCGTCGGCCGTCGTCCGCATCGACGTCGACGCCCCAGGCGGTGGCACGCCAGGACCACGCCGGCGTGCCGAGTGTCCCCGTGAGGAGGCCTTTGAGGGAGAGAGAGGATGCCGCCGCCATCGGCCTTGTGCCGACGCCGACGGGGTCCGAAGCCAGTGCCGTGTCGACTCCCGAAGTGGTTCCCGGCGATGGGAGCAACTGGAGACGCGATACCGCCACCACCGTCGCGAGAGGAGCAAACATCTGGGTGAGGGCTTTGCGCAAGCCGTCTCTGCAGGTGGATTCCCCGCAGCAGTCGGTTGATTCGCCGATCGCGGCGGACGACATGTACGTATGGGCGGACAAGTACCGGCCCAGTGTACTCGGGGAATTCATCTGCAACAAGGCCGTCGCCGACAACCTCCACCGGATGGTAATCACACACACTCTGTCACTCTAGTCATTCTAGGAaacaccattgctttgaatctttTTACTGAATTTTGTGATGACTGTTGTATCCAGGTGACCGAGCGCCAATGCAGCCATTTCATATTTGAAGGGGCGCAGGCGGTCGGTAAGAGAAGCATGGTGCTGGCCCTTTTAAGGGATGCCTTTGGTCCTGATGAACTCAAGGTCATTGTTGTCATCTGTGAACAAATTACTACTCTTTATCTGAAGTTAACCTTGGTTATTGGAATCTCATTATACCTTGCATTTCACAGATAGAGGAACAAACAAAGAGAATCGAGATGAAGGTATGCATTGCAACTTGTAATGGCACATTTTCTGTTTCACCATTAACCTTATTACTGTGAAGAGGATAAATTTTCATAAGGAAATTATGAAATGTAATTTATTCGATACCCTTTTTCTGGCCAACTGTTTGATGCAGGGTGAAATTGTCAAACACATTGATCTCAAAGTAAGGATTTCTGATCATCATGTGGAGGTAAACTTGGCTGATTCACACGGCTATGAGAAGTATGTCATAactactttgttgaatgaatcactaCCACCACCGGACTTTATTTGCACTCATGCCAACTGCAAAGGTACATTCTAATGCGTCTCTGCCTCTCCCTTGTAGTACTATTGTAAATCAACACAGGATTTTGAACAGCTGCCTATTCTTTGCTGATATGAAACGGCATGTTAAAGCTTAAGTGGTTCATATGTGCAGTGATTGTGGTCCATGACGCTGACAGGATTTCTTCTGATCTTCAACATTATATCGGTTGGTTTCTGGGGAGGTATGCAGGCTGCAATAAAATTATTTTCTGCTGCTCCAGTTCTAAAAACCTTGAGGCTGTGGAACATCTATGCAAGGTTATCACACTTAAACCACCTTCATTTGATGAGGTACATTCCAATTCTGTATGAATGGTTGTTCTTTCATTCCAGTGCTGGACAATCTTATGGAAAGATATATTCTCGTAGATAATCAAGGTTCTAGAGTTCATTGCTACGCAAGAAGGCATAGATTTGCCTGATGGAATTGCTAGTAGAATTGCTGCGAGCGCGAGTAATAATCTCCGACAGGCAATACGTTCTTTTGAAGCTACATGGACAGCAAAGTAAGCACATGACTCCCGTTCTGTGTTTGATATTCGGATAGTACAATAGCCATAACAGCAGCCATAACAATAGTCAATGTACAATGCAAGTGTTGCTGCCAGGTTATGACCAAAAAAGGTGCCACACTACCGAAACAGTTTTTGCTTGCGGAACAAAATCAAATTTGCATAGAAGTACTAAATTTGCAACTGACCATCGAGGTGTATATTTCAACAAGCTTGCTTATAAATGTCTGTTTGTGTTGTCATAATTATCATCATTGGTATTGTTTATCTGTCGAAAAGTTCGCAATAATTGGGCTTTCCATATTGATAAACAACCCCCTCAACAAACACAGCTATTCATTCACAAAAGACCAGCCTATTTTGACTGGATGGGAGGAGGAAATTAACAATGTTGCCAAAAAAATCATGGAAGAGCCAAGTCCAAAGCAGTAAGTTATCCCTTTCACTGTGATGGTTTTCAATTCAGTATGTGCTAGTTTCTTTTTAAACTTCAGAATGAAAACAGAAATTTTGTTGATTTGACTTCTACACAGGCTGTATCTCATTCGAGGGAAGATCAGAAAAATGATTGAACATAATGTGTCACCTTATTTCATTTTCTGTGTAAGCTCTGCTCTGCCTCATGTTTATGTGGTTTTTGTGATTCCAAGAATCCGGGCAAGGTTAAACTTGATTACAGATCATTAATGTTCTCCTTTTTTCTTTGAGATGAGATGCAGCACTTGGTTACCGAACTGAAAAGGGACAGGGATGAAGATTTTCAGAATAGTATTGATGAACTGGCGTCGGATTTGAACCGAGTGAGCATGACTTCAAGCATATTATTTCTAAAGCTGGACTGCAAGCATAATAAGTGATAGTTAGTTTTGCTTACTGTGTTGTGTGTGCTGAAATATACTGCTGTTTGCTTTCTTATTTCAGACAGAGCAGTGCAAAGAATACAAATCTCAGGACACAGCTTTGGTCAAAAGAGCTATCAATATAGAAGGTTTCACTGTTGAGGGGCCTGACCAAGGGGAAGCCATCCAATGCTTCATAAAGATTGAAGGTACAAACAACAAAAAATAACATGGTTGAGTTCACTTCTCGATCAACTGTGGTGTAATAAATTAACTATGCCTTGCAAACTCCTGCAGAATTCACCGTGAGGTTCATGAGCTTCTACAGGTCGTTAATAGCGAAGAATTCGATCAGAGGAGGTGTTTCTTGAGGAGAGTGAGATATCGCTCTCCATCGCCAAATCCTCCTGTGCCAGTACTGTCGCACTGTTGGTAAATAAGCAGTGGTGTGTGCCTCTGAATCAAACCCAGGTCGCTTTGTGTTCTAATGGAAAACAAACCTGTCTTGTGTGAATGCATGATCATGCATAAGCCCCTTATACCCGTGAATTGTGATGTTCGGGTTTGTAGAAAAATAAATTTGATATGGGGTACTTTGTGTGATCTGACAATATTATCATACGGCTGTTTGTGATGTGTTGAAACTGATCAGGAATCCAATTTTTTTCTGTGCTGCAGAAGGCCATAGTACTTGCTGATATTGTTGCCAGAATCTTATTAATAGTACCATTTTATATGGAGTGTAAAATTAGCCACGTCTTAATCTTAAAACAGCTTCATTTAAGCAAGGCTACCAGCCATTCAATCACCTACTCCTTCCTCTGCTAAAGTGGTTGCAATGAAGGAACGGCACAATCGCAGTGCCAACTTCATTTATTTGAAATATTCTATGGAATGTATATGATACAATTTGTTCAGTATATACAAAGGTACACATGTACCAACAAAAAGATTCAGCAAAAAATTGGAGAACGCAGCACGCCGGCCTGCCGCTCGATGATTGCATTTGCATGGCCGGCGGCCGTAGGTTACCGGTGGTCACTCGCCGGAGGTGACGTCGTCCGGTAGCCAGTGGTCTcgtcgaccgccgccgccgcagcagctcgGCCAGTGTCGTTGCCGCGTACTTCGGGGAGGGCGACCTCCTCGTGGTGGGGTGGCGTGTCGAGGTCGGAGCGGCAGACCGGGCACGTGGTGTGCGCGCGGAGCCACGAGTCGATGCAAGCCTCGTGGAAGGCGTGGCGGCAGACGGCGGTGAGAAGCCGGACGGCGTCGCCCGCGGCGAACTCGGACAGGCAGACCGCGCACTCCGCCGGTGCGGCGGCTGAGCTGGCCTCGAACCGCACGGTGGGGAACGACGCGATGACGGAGGGGTCCAGGCCCGCCGGCTTGcgcggcgccgacgccggcgcGTCTTCTTCGTACGTGGCGGCGTCCGCttgcaagcggcggcggcggcgccggagccagagggagaagaagcggaggaggtcgcggaggaggaagatggagaggaagcagaggaggaggacgaagaggaggaagaccgggAGCAGCATGGGGAAGGACGCCCCCTGCTGGGCCGTCggatgcggcggcggcagcggcgggtgaGAGGGGTGGACGCTGAGCAGGCGGCGCGCGGCCATGGCCAGCGTATGCATCCGCCGCGGCGACCATGCTGGTGGATGGGATCGACGGGCTTTTAGCTAGGCATGGTTCACGCGAGCGCGCACGCGCACGGGCACGGGCACGGGGTGGGTGGTGGGTCGTCGGCGGTCGGTGTCGCTGTTGGTGGGGACTCAGCCGTGGCCTTTACGTCGAGGCGAATGGGACGCCGGGGCGGCACGACATGGACGGGCAGCATGCATTGCCGTCGGCCCAACCACCACTAATCGCATGGCATGGCACCCCCGCGCGCGCGGATGCTGGTGGCGAGTGACACCGTCGTGGATAGGGATGCCAATGGCGAACTAGGTCTCCATCTTGAACTCGAACTCAAACTGATGCCTCGCTGCCTCCGGGATGAAATCACTTATTAGGCTCCGTTCGGTTTGGAGGAATTTCAAAGGAAAACGTACAGGAATAGAAACCGGCGGAAAACTAACCAGAGCAGCGTTCGGGATGCAGGATTGCATCCATCGGATTCCTTTGGAAAGTTCCTGTTACCTGTACTTTTCACGGGAAAACAAAAATCCACCAAGACCTCGTGGAAACTTTCCTATGGACTGAGCGCGGCGTGCCTAGCGAGAAAAGCAAGCTCGGCAGCCATTAATTACTGATTACAGTATACTGACAAGCAGGCCATGGCTTTTGTAGGTCCGTGTCTTTTTGGATTCCTGTGATCAACTCTCCTTCGTACCGAACGCTCTCTTTTACGAAACTTCCTGCAGTTTTTTGATCCTCTGTTTTCTCACCGGACACCTTTTCCATTCCCGTGGTTCTCTGCATTCCCTTGTTTTAAAATCCTTCGCTCCGAACGGGGCCTTAttagactagcaaaagtgcccgtgcgttgcaccggaataAAAAAATGCCGCCTACCATGTGAAAGTGAAGAGGTGCCTGAAGCGTTGCCACCATGGCAACGAGATCGTGCTCCGCGCAGCTACTCTTCGCGCCAACATTAACCACCTCCATTGCCGTCAGTTGACGGAGTAGACGAGACCTTGTTATGCTTGTGCTGACGCAATATACGCTTCGAGTATGTGACCTCACTGTGTTGCGCTTGTGGTCGTTGTGAGGTCGTTGAACATGGTGTGCTTCCTAGTTGCATCTAGGATCTAGATTGAGAACCTAGATGTGACAGCTTTCGAACAATGGTCGATGAAGGCAACTTGATTTGATAGCCACAGAAGCAGAGGTGGAGCGAGCTAGTCGCTGAATCTGAAGAGCCGGATCAATGAAGAGTTTGAGATATGCGCAACAAAAATAAAGCAACTTTGCTAAAATTAATGTGCACTTAAGATGATTTTTTAAGGCAAATGAAACTTGAAGCTAGATTTGCTAAAATATCACAATTCTgcaacacacacaaacacacgtCAGCTAGCTACCTTTGGTCCATTTTCCCAAACACATCTACCAGCAAGTCAAGTCCCCAGTGCACGCACTTGAACAGCACCACAAGCCCACAAATCTCCTTCTCTATCAGTTCATCTCGCACCTGCAACCCGCTTTGCGAGAAGCAGCGCCTTCAGACACAAGGACGACCACCAGCTGCTGCGTTTGCATGCCGATTCAGTTCTACTTTGTTCTGTAGTTCGTCGGATGTGTAGGTCAAGGGCAAACGCCAAGCGCCGGTCGAGCTGCGCGTCAACACGTCGTACATGGTCTTGCACGAAAGCTATTGGCTTGCAATCGAGAAGATTTCAGGGACGGTCTGCGCGGTCTGCACGTTTCCTGGGCGAAGCTCTAGGCGTCGGCCGTTCGTGTAGGATTCATGTGTGTTGATCCGTCTACATCGCCATCGATGCGAGGTTAGCTGGCGGCGGCTAGTCAACGGCTCGGGACAAAATTTCCGTTCGAACTCAAGAGGAAAGACTCCACACCTTGTCCGTGTCAGATTGGGCACAAGGTGTGTATGCTATTGCCAGATTGGGTGGCcaactctcgccgccggcacgaaATCAGGGACGTGCGAAGGCTTCTGGGCTCCGCTCCGATTTTGGAGACATACGGGGCCGTTCCCTTAGGATTGAAGAAAACCACTTCGATCCGCTTTTTATTGTCGCCATAGGAAGGAAAACCACTCTGATCTAGAAGTATGAAATCAACCGTCAAACACAACCATGAGTTTCATCGCCGCTAGTCCTGCTCCTTGTAGACCTGCCACGCCGTGGACATGCGGTGACGGTGGAGAGACATTCATCGGCGTCAGCAACTCGATCGATCGGGTATTTTTAGGGGATACCGGAGCAGCTGGCTATCAGATTGAAGAGGTCCTCCATAGCTCTATGCTAGCAGATCGATAGATGGCCCTGCCACTCGTGGTCGTCATTAAAGTGAGCCGCTTTTGCTGATACCACTTGGTCGATCCAGGGGCACCAGATCACGATGGTGCCGTCGCCATGCTTTCCAGGCCCTTCTGATTCGACGACGCATGTCCTGGAGGGCTAACCGTGAGGCTGGAGTACACATGGCCGGGCGGCGCGCCAGCGGTTGATCTCCGGGAAGGTGGACGCTCTTCTCTCCCACGACTGCACGACCTCATCCCATCGACTTCGTTTCTGTCCATCGCAGGTCGCCTTCGTGAAACCAAGACGTACGTATATGGCGATTGGCGATCTGTATCTTCCCGCGAGATCTAATGCAGATCCATCAATCTTGCGTCCGTATTTAAAGGCTGAAAAAAGGCAAGAAAAGATCGTAAGATCTATGAGATAGAGTACTACACGTTTGAGCGGATTACCAGAGCGTTTTGTCAGGGCGGTTTCTTTCCTTTTATCTCCCGCGTTGGTGTTGCTAGGCTGGGCCAACGATTCATGGGCCATGGGCCATCGGCTAAGCGCGAGGGAGTGTCGACCAAGAGCGACGGTCGGACATCGAGTCACAGGTACGAACCTTTTTTTGACTCGGCGGTGGCATCTGTGTGTATTATgtggtttggtgggagggcaaaaccgtccaaagaaaagttggacgaaaattttggcagaaaccttagctcctttattattaggtatagatagaagGATGTTGTATGACACTATGACTATCTGATAACTTAATGATTTTGACTTCTTTGCCGTTTTGTTAATTGAGTCAATTGAGTTACGTTtgcaaaatcaatggaattctagaGTGGACCGAATATCCATGGCATTCAAAAAGCATGGTGGTCTGTTTATCTCAGCAGCGCTCTCACCCCACCTTGCCGCCCCCCCCCCTCCTCTCCCCCGGTCGAGTCGCCACCTCCGCCGATCCTCCACCGCCCCTGACCTCCCTCTAATCCTTCCCCTCCCCAACTCCGGTGAGGTCTCCGTGCCACCACCTCCCACCTCCCTAAGTTTTTCCCTCTCCTGTTCTGGAACACCGCACCCGCCACGTCGTTCCCGTATCCGGCGAAGTCAAGGCCTTGCCTCACCGACAGTGTCGGATGCGTGCACCTCATCTTTATCGTCAAGGCATCACCTTCTTCCTGCCCAAGGCGTTGTTTTGTTCCTAACCAACAATagggagaaggagaagtgggccgACCTAGACGAAGCGGGGCGGGTACGTGTCGAGACAATAACTGACGCGCTAGCTCAAATAGGGTTTGTTCACGTACAATGCGAAATTTAAAATATTGTTAAAAATAGAAATAAGTAAAAAAAtgaacaaaaaagaaagaaagaaaaggaaaatcgaacaggaaaggagaaaatgaaaaagaaaacatgaaaaaattgAAAGAAAAAATTGGAAAATAAAACAGAACCCTTTTGGGACCGGCCCACAAGGCAGGAGTTTTCAGTCATCAGTCTGCTAGTCCACGTCGTCATGGGCTCCAACGCTCCAATTTCTAGCCTCAACGGTTAAATTTTGGCCCTAATTCAACCTTCGGCCGTTGGAAAGGATATTTTGGTCCGAATTTGGCCAAATTTTTGCTATAAAAAGACCAGCTGACCCCTCTCATTTTCCACACTCAAACATGGCTGATCGTCCTCCAACCCCAAACTCACTTATGTTCGGCATGTCTGACTTCGGTCTTGATCCCACCCAATATAATCCCTACGACCATCCTCTCGTCGACCCCAACATCCCCTTTACACAACAACCATTTGATCCTTCTCAATATCCTCCATTTTCACATTCTTCCCAACACTCTTCCACGAGCCAAAgcacttccaccaccaccaccggtacCAAGAGGCGTAAAAAAATCTCTCCAGTGTGGGATCATTTCGAAGAAGAAGAGTATgaggaggaaggtgtgatgaagcTCCAAGCTAGGTGCAAGTGGCCATGATGCGGGAAGGCAATGTCCACGGGGGGCAAAGGAGGAACCAGCCACATGGCGAGGCACATTGCCTCGCACCAGGCTAAGGATGAACAAGCCGCGTTGATCCAAACGCGGATTGGATTCAACTCCGACAATGAGGTACGTAATTTCATCTATAATCAAGAGCAACAAAGAATTGGTCTTGGTAAACTAATTGCTTCAAATGATTTACCTCTTGGTTTCGGTAATTCTCCCGCCTTTGACGAATATATTCGAAAGTTCCATACTCCTACTTTCACTCCAGTTTCTAGACAAACTACATCTAGGGACTTGAAaaaaacatgcaaagagagtcttAAGCAAATAAAAGATGACTTCACTACCTGCACTTTTTCAGTGTCTTTAACATATGATATCTGGAGTGGTAGGGCTACTTGACGAGAGAAGAACCAGTCTAACCCCAGATATGGTAAGAACGCTAATGACTGTGAAAGATGGGAAACTAGCCAAAAGGAGAGCCCAACACACCACATGTGACGAACAACTGGTTGCCGCGTTTGAACACGTTggcattgacgatgaagaagaataggttttttcctttttatgtaattttcttatttttctgtaACTTGCAGAGCATCCTGTACTCTTTCCCTCTCACGGATGGAGGATTTTAATGAGGAAACATAACAtataataaagctcaaatttatcCCAAAATACTTATCTCATTTCTGATTTTTCTGTAACTCTTTCGAATTTTCTAAAGCAGGCACAACGTGCTAAAATGCCCAACAGTGCTAACGTGCCGTGGGCTTGCACGATAAGCAAAGGGACCGTGCCCGGGCCTGTATGTCAAGCCCACGTGTCGGCACGGAACGGCCCGTTATCTTAGCGTGCCCTGGTGGGCCGTGCCGTGCCAGACACGGTAACTCCTTATCAGGCCGTGCCGTGCCGTGGGCCAGCTGGACTGGCCTTCACTCACTATCTAGTTTAGGCCTGAAAGTCCCGCCTAAATGGCCGAAACAAGCAGCCCAGCGCCCCAGCCCGAGAGCACATCCTCTTCGTGCTCGCTCCCCTGTGTCTGTCTAGGCAGCCACCGGCGCACGGCACTACCGCCTGGCAGCTAACCCTACCGCCGTCCGCCACCGCGCCGCCCGCACGTACCCCGCCGCGAGCTGTCCCGCCGCCCTCCCTGCCACACAGCGAGCTGCCGCCCTCATATCGCACTCGCCGACTCGcctattcctcctcctcctccaaattCCGGCCCGACGGCGCACATCTCTCCACACTGACCCACACGACGCCCGCCGGGCAGCGGCGCAGCAGAAACTCCGTCACTGGCCGTGAGTGAGTTCTCTTCACTTTGCCCAAATTTCCAGATAATATATATTTTCCCCTAATTGAGAATCCTTAACTTCTATCGATTAGTTAACTGCAGCCCAGCATTAAATCAGAATTGAAGAAACAGTTTTTGATTTATATTAGTACTGATTTATAGGTGTGAAAATGGACAAATTGTAATTTTGTTGAGCTAAGAGACAAAATGCGGGAGCAATACTTGGATGATTGCTTGGTTATTTTCCGCTACTATTCTAGCGCACATGCACTTGAATGCATGATTGCTGGAAGAATCAATTACTTGTATTGTCAATTCTTCTTGCAAGTAAAAGATGGTGGCATCATTTCTCGCTACTAAAAGGGAAATCATACTGCtaaattgtactccctccgttcctttttaattgactcaaatttagtacaaacttgtactaaatccgagtcaattaaaaaagaacggaggaagTAATATTTTATTTGTTCTTGCAATGTAACTAAATTATTGGAGATGTTGTCACTGCTATGAACAACCTGTAGTTTAGTTCTTGTTATTGTTGCAGTTTCTAACTTTCTATTGGCACATCGAGTACCCATCAGGAAAAATCCTGGCTACCATTCTAGCACACATGCACTTTTTAgcatttgacttttttttttttctttagtcGATCTGTGCACATGAGTTTTCTTTTGGTTTCTCACTTGAACGAAATCAGGATAAATGACTTCAAATTTCATGAAGAAGAATGAGTACTAAGGGCCAGCCAATTTGCAGATAGCCCTAGCCCACCTAGCAAGAGTCGTGCTGGCCCAATCCCTCCCAACTCACGGCCTCCGAGTGACTAGTCCGGGGATTCGACGCCAGCGACGGCCACGGTGGAGAGGAGATGTTCACGAACGCACAGCGCCAGGTCGAGCGCACCGGCCGTGGCGGCACTTCGAGAGACCAGTACCTTCAGGTTCTCCTCCTTCCCGCTTGTTAGGTTGGGTATTGTTAGGCGTCTTCCGATTTCTCCTGCGATTCTTCTAACTGCTTACTCGTATCCctaaccacaatttttcctcaggATCTCGTGACCCAGTTCCAGGACTCCACTGATGAAGGTAAAGTTCTGTTGGCTACTTCGTTTCTTCTGTCTGAAGCTTGCATCAGGGGAAAATtttctgtgtgttttcaactaaaatCGTGTATATTCGTTTAGAGGGAACAGAAAGCTGAAGAATGAAGAATATTTCAATTGGAATTATGGTACAAATCGTTGTCAGCACATTGTGCTGCAAAGTAAATTTGGTCGCCGCTGAGGGGCTGAGTAAAGAACATTTTATTGGGTCCAAAACAAACACGTTAGTGCAGTAGTGAAGTTCCAAAGGGCACCAAGGAAAAgatgcacaaaagattataagaaAATTAAAAGGTTGTCATATAGGCTGTCATTTGTTATTTTCAGTTTTAGATAACACATAAATGTTTGGAAATTATGATAGGTAATAGGTTTGTAAAATGGTACTATGAAAATAGCTCCACTCTGCTATTGCGTGCTCACCAAATTCATCGTTTATTGTCATTTCAGAGTGCAAGGAGAGGATAGTTGCAAACTTATCAAATTTCGCATATGACCCTTATAACCACGCCTTTATGCGCCAggttaatgatttcatatgccctTTGTTTCGGTCAATTGATGGATTGCAGATTTAAATGAGCACAGTTCCGGATTACCTTTCCTATTCAATAAGATGGTATATGTGTTCTGTTTGCTCAGCTGAAtattcttgagttgttcttggatTGCATTACGGAGTCAAATGAAAGGCTTGTTGAGTTTGGTGTTGGTGGAATATGTAATTCATGTGTTGGTGAGCAATCTGATGCCTTTAATTCACTGATTTCTTGTTTATTGTGAACCATGCAAGACTCTTATCCTCTGTGTATTTATTGAACTGAATATTTTGATGTAGTCATCTTATTTTGTTTGCGTACATGCAGATCCAGCGAATGCTTCAGTTATTACTCAATGTGGCGGAATCCCATTGGTTATACAATGCTTATCTAGCCCAGTTAGGAATACCGTGAGTATTTCTGAAGATATGAGCTGCAATCATAACAGTATAGATCATCTTGGCTTTGAAGACAAACTGTTTTTTGATTGGTTCGTTTGTATGTGGAGTATATTTGCTCTTGATAGATTTGGGTACTTTGGAACTAGGCTAGATAAGGAAGGGAGAATGTTAATTGGGAATTTTCTTTTGCCAGAACAATCTCAGTCGCTTCTCTCTTTAttccatccactatatgcattacAACAATTTTGGCTTTGTAACTATATATTCTTACTTCAGCATAGACCAATATTTCCATTTGTTTGGTTGCGTAACAGGTGATTTATGCACTTGGAGCCTTGTACTACTTATGCAATCCTTCAACAAAGAAAGAGATTTTGAAACCAGA from Lolium rigidum isolate FL_2022 chromosome 4, APGP_CSIRO_Lrig_0.1, whole genome shotgun sequence encodes the following:
- the LOC124647796 gene encoding replication factor C subunit 3-like; the encoded protein is MAIETPAPASPTASPYSSSSPAGRTLSAAFAEDRRRESKIRASNLLPGCGGRSPQHPRAQLVSRLLQRWACLPKTHVPVRARAGTPTPPPSHRRPSSASTSTPQSAQVHRRPSSASTSTPQAAQVHRRPSSASTSTPQAVARQDHAGVPSVPVRRPLREREDAAAIGLVPTPTGSEASAVSTPEVVPGDGSNWRRDTATTVARGANIWVRALRKPSLQVDSPQQSVDSPIAADDMYVWADKYRPSVLGEFICNKAVADNLHRMVTERQCSHFIFEGAQAVGKRSMVLALLRDAFGPDELKIEEQTKRIEMKGEIVKHIDLKVRISDHHVEVNLADSHGYEKYVITTLLNESLPPPDFICTHANCKVIVVHDADRISSDLQHYIGWFLGRYAGCNKIIFCCSSSKNLEAVEHLCKVITLKPPSFDEIIKVLEFIATQEGIDLPDGIASRIAASASNNLRQAIRSFEATWTANYSFTKDQPILTGWEEEINNVAKKIMEEPSPKQLYLIRGKIRKMIEHNVSPYFIFCHLVTELKRDRDEDFQNSIDELASDLNRTEQCKEYKSQDTALVKRAINIEGFTVEGPDQGEAIQCFIKIEEFTVRFMSFYRSLIAKNSIRGGVS
- the LOC124708966 gene encoding armadillo repeat-containing protein 7-like — protein: MFTNAQRQVERTGRGGTSRDQYLQDLVTQFQDSTDEECKERIVANLSNFAYDPYNHAFMRQLNILELFLDCITESNERLVEFGVGGICNSCVDPANASVITQCGGIPLVIQCLSSPVRNTVIYALGALYYLCNPSTKKEILKPDVLRMIRDYSAAGAVNSSFSNLATAFLDKHVNS